The Bradysia coprophila strain Holo2 chromosome X unlocalized genomic scaffold, BU_Bcop_v1 contig_590, whole genome shotgun sequence genome segment caacagattaaaaatattttgatcgataGAAGTAAAAGACCCGATAATAGTACTGGTCAtgtgcttgccgtctgtaagaGGTTGATGTGAAGCAAACTAAATATGCCACATTCAGGAGGTACAATTAATACCCAGAGAATAAGGGCTATAGCCGAAACCTTAAATGGAATATCCCTTATCATTTCCCAAAATCCTTTTTTCGcggtaaaatttgaaaaggaGTTTATCACTTCGCTAATTCGCGATTATAGCAAATCTACAGTCTGAACATCTGCTATAATTGTTGACAGTTGGGCAAGTCCTTTTTGGTCCTTTTTCATcgtaacaaagaaaaaacaaaaacaaaaagtaaatatttgtaGTTGTCATAAACagaatttcattcatattaTTAAGATACCTTTCATTTACATTCCATGAATAAAACCAGTGGAAATGAGGGAACCGGCGCAATTTCCTTAGTCCGTATATTCTAATTCATCGGAAAATATGCTGGAttgattttacatgaaaagaaattttaagcttaaacatttttccgttCTCGAACTGTTGCTTAAAGATGTTAACAATTCACGTTAGAGGAGGTGGAGGAGGCTGTATTGTGAAGGATGACAAGCCCGAAGTCGACAAGGATAAACCGCCTCCAAGGTCGATAGACGCCAAATTGATATCGAATGAAATCATAAAACCATTCGAGCCTCCGAAATTCACTTCAAAACTGGAATTGACTTTAAGTTGCCGAAATTTGCTGAACAAGGACATTGCAACAAAGTCAGATCCATATTGTAAAATATCAATGATGGAATCGTGGCAGGGCAAATATTACGAAATAGCTCGCACTGAAACGATTGATGATAATTTGAATCCGGAATGGGTGACCAAAGTCATCGTCAACTACAACTTTGAAAccattcaaaaaatgaaatttgatgtgCGAGACCAAGATATTGGTGGACTGTACGAGTCGTTGGGAGTGTTTGAGACAACTCTATCCGACATTGCTGCCTATAGTGGTGGTCAGtttgttggaaaattaaaGGGTGCATCGATTCTGCGAAATTTTGGCGAAATTATCATCGTATCGGAAGAGGTCTCTAGTTGTaagcaaatttttgatataGAATTTGGAGCTGAAAATctcagaaaattgttgttgttccgGAACAATGATCCGTTTTTGGTGTTTTATCGGGCAAACGAGGACGGTTCGTATTCAGTCGTTGCAAAAACCAACGTTGCTCAGTCAACTCAAAATCCAACGTGGAAGCCACTTGTCGTAAAAGCTAGGAATCTATGCAATGGCGATTTAGATAGATCtattaaaattgattgttaTGATCGAAGGCGTAACggaaatcaccaaaaaattgGCACATGCTACACAACAATGAGAACTTTCGAATCGGCACCACTGAATCTAGTTCAAGGCCGAAAGAATTCTGGGTGCATAAAAATCAACCGGTTTAGTGTCAGGGAGGACTTCACGTTTTTGGATTATATTCGACACGGAACACAGATTCATTTTGTGGTTGCTATTGATTTTACAGTATCTAACATCGTTCACACTGATCCCAAATCATTGCACTTTATGACCTCGAGTCGTTCGAATCCATACGAAATTGCTTTGCGTAGCGTTGGCGAAATTATTCAACATTACGACAATTCACTGATCTATCCTGCATTTGGTATGATAACAATTGctttaaacaaaatgattcCCAAAGAACTAATAGCAGTTTGTCTCATCCAGGTTTTGGAGCCAAATTACCGTCTGGTGAAATTTCACATCAATTTCCATTAAACGGAAATCCAGCGCATCCGTATTGCAAAGGCATTGAAGAAATCATGGACCATTACCGAAATTGCTTAAAAACTGTCGAACTTTACGGGCCGACAAACTTTGCGCCAGTAATAAACAGCACATCTGCGATTGCAGAAAAGTATCAGGACGGAAAACATTACTTTGTTCTCCTCATTATAACCGATGGTATCATCTCCGATATGCGTCAGACGAAGCATGCCGTTGTGAGTGCGTCTTCTTTGCCTGTTTCAATAATTATTGTCGGTGTGGGAAATTCTAAGTTTGATCGGATGAAAGACCTTGATTCcgatatttttaaattgaccGTAGATGGTCGTCAAGCTGAACGCGATATTGtacaatttgttgaattgaatAAGTTTGTGACGAAGAAAGGAAGTACCACCGTTCGATCGCAAGCTGATCTGGCTAAAGAGGTACTTGCCGAAATTCCACAACAGTTGACAGGTTTTATGGAATCACGAGGACACAAACCTCAAATAGTCCAAGAAATGGCACCGGATCCGACGGTTATAGTACCAACAGCACCGACAATGGATATGTTAGATATTTAACCGAATTACCTCTTTAAATAATTGGATATTAGGGTGTAGCGAAtgctacaaaaaattttagctGCTCCTCAGTACCTAGTTCCTTTAGGTTGAAAGTTTTTGATTAAAGTATGTTCAAAATTCCGTCTGCTAAAACTTTCAAGAAAATCGTCTTGGGCGAGCAGTAactgatatttttgaaattttcgagaaagTCCACTGAGTCGAATCAGCCTTTTTACTATTTTAAAACTCGCTGCACCCTAAGGACTTATGTACgtgttttttatgtatttttaaaCCAGAAAGAAAGACACGGGGCTTATTCACAAACAGTAATGTACTTCAGGGAAATAAAATATGTGTCGATTACTGTGAGTGTATGTCttgcaaaatttatattgtaaAATCGTTTTTGGTGACTGTGTAATATCCGAAATTTTCGATGTTGCTGATTTCCATGACCTTATGATGATAACAGACTGAGAGATAGACATGGCGATAGCACTAAAATTTAGTTACTGAGTGTTTGTGCTGCCGTGGTTCTAAATCTAAGATATATACAGCGAGTAACATGACATATCAGATCGTTGGCATCATAAAAGATCAATATAACGCTGTAATatctttaaaaataaaaaaataaattctcgtCTATTTGGCGCTACTTCCCTATACCTAACTACGCTAGAAttttataagaaatttttaaatcaatttttaacagattttaaataaattttaatcaaatgaaattttatattattacaatttttttctcaatgtTACACAATGGGCACAAAAGATTATGAGTCATTTCGCGAATATTTATGTAATGAATGACATTCTTATTTTAGATGTATTAAATTTGATGTGAAATATATACAAGAATTTACCGGCAAACGGCTGATTTAgtctttcgatttttttttttttttgaatagcACTCCAGTCAAAAGTTATTAACAGTAGCCGCATACTACTTAAAAAAGTACTATCATTTCCATCTGCATTACCAATGTTCGGTCATTTACGTTTTAAATCAATTGGATTGTAATCGTTGCAAGTGTGACTGCTTTTCTCCTATTTTCTCCTTATgtaattttaatatatatattacacacttgtcacgaagaagtcgaggcttgccgagactgatagtgacaagtgtgtactttattttatcacataagcgaaaacgggacaacaacatagacctgaagtgtaatttttgaattatacttctagttaagtaattttgacatccgaccaccacgcgtatgcgataaatgCTTTAAAATGTGCACTGGTTAGAGGTGTCGATCTGATCTATTTACGCTGGCTGCTCTATAAACTAATACAGCGAATATAAAGTCCCGAtattagtagattattcacctctgtccacatgtttatttagacacttggggagttgttgcatgagccgaaggcgaatgttataaccccaagtgtctaaataaacatgtggacagaggtgaatacgctattttatctaccgacggcgaaataatagcactttttcactgctattatttcacctaggtagataaaaatatttaacatgATTTTGAGTTCCCAATTCgggttaaaaataaaaagtcacgTTTTCATCTGATTGATtacctcggatcaacaaacttcacacgaaaactggacttttcaatttttttacccCTTGCCATGTAAATGTCCTGTTCAGAAGTCCTTACCTTGTTCCAATAATTTcttgttattgttattttgGTAGCTACTAACTGTTTGGCCACCGTAAAATTTATACCAAATAGCAAGTTAATACCATATTCTTTTCAGTTGAATAGATGATTGCACCCTTGTTGGACATCATTTGGATATTggtttgaattaatttaaaacaaacattCCAACAGgagattcaataaatttaattttccgttgaaaaaaatcatccaatttcaatgtaaaatttccTGCTTAAACGAACTCAACTTATCAGACAGAGCTGTTTTTTCCACTTCACTTGTAAACGAGCTCAGGATAGCATTTTCCGTCAATTGAAGTAAATCCTGTTTGGTCAAATTAAACGTATTATGTGCAATGAGTAACTCGTTCGAATACGAAGTATTAAATACGCCTAGGTCATCAGTCTATAATGTCAGGACCATTGTGatagagttggtaaaaaaaattctaaaaacttACCGAAATCACAACTGGATGGTTCAGGTTGAATAACTCTTTAAAGTGATGGTCCTCATACGTTTCAACCGTTTTTGATAAGACATTGCTAGTTAGGCAACATTCCACCggaattttcaatgatttcagCAATTTAAACTCTTCACCTAAAGCAAAATTGATGTGTGTCTATAGAAAATAATCCCTTTAGCTGATTCGGATTTAGTAACTTTGGTGCAAACCTTTAATGAAAGTACCATGTCCCAATCTATCCATTCCGAACTGAAGCATCTCTCTAATCTCCATCGGATTTTCAACTTCACCACAGTGCAGTGCCAACTTTAGGCCATTCGATCTTGCTTTTTCGAGTATGATTTTGTAATCATTAAAGTTTCCATCTGTTGGTGAACCACTAAAATCAACACCGCAAATAATGTCTGGATACTCTCTTCTCATTTTGATGACAATGTCTAGATTTTCCTTGGCAATATTGCTTCCTTTCCCTCGATCGATAGATGGAAgcaattttaccaaaatttgtgGGTATTTCGTGCGACATTCACTGAAATGAGAGTACAAAACAGTGACTATTTTATACGGAACAATGGTCCATCTGATTACATGATACTTGAAATTACAGCTCTCAGATAGTCTTCACATGTCGTCGCCTTTTGCAGAGGTCTTGGAGTTGTTCTCAGTTccaaataaattacattttctttgctAAAAGTTTCGATGACCATTACTGTAGCTAAAGATACAGCTTCAACGGTTTGCGTAAGTTCATGTGCATATTTAAACTTGGAAAAGCAACTATAAACAGTTTTCTAAATTAAAGGCTTCACGTGACCGAATGGATGTAGTTACGCTTTCAAATTGACGGGATCGCTCGATAGAATCTGATAGAACTGTTCATCAACTCTACTTCCATTCAGTACATTCAATGCCTGGAATGCAGCCTTATTTAATGATCCATTGAGATGGGCATGAAGCTCCTTAAAGCAATAATTTGAGGGGTTACGTGCATTCAGTGATCAAATAATGATTTGTGGTTCCTTACAACTTTTGGTATTCGTTTTATAAATTCGCACAGGTCTTCGGTATTTTTCTGAGCCATTTAACTAGGTGCACTGATACACTATGGTATACTTTCCACTGATATTTCTACCAAATTTAGATTTACACTCGATCGTACTGACCCAACgacagaaacatttttcttcgaatttcacatttttattcgaaaataaacatttaatctTGAGGAATGTCAGTTGGACATTGTCCAAGTTATAGTGGTAATTAAGCTACCATTTTGAAAGGATGAAGGAGAAgaattaacctgtcacagacatTCCacctattacttcattcgatcgaagattttcagagattgatttcaaaaatcttttacttcatttgttttgaacatgttttttgctatataagacctcattagtcagagcttgtcggttactcttgctgtcgttgtcgataacagatgacagccgtctgtaacaggttaatgtAAATGATGCAATTTACACACCATTCAAGCTTTCGACCCAAAATCAGGTTCCGATTTCTGGTTCTATTCTGAttggaaattctttttaaaatttctcgcGCTAGGCTTTTTCGATTTTGAACTAATAAGTGAACATTTTTCTTAACAGCTGATTTGACAATGTCAAATTGGTCATAACAACTTtctaaattcataaatttcactttaatgTTTACAAACCTTCACCgactttattttgtatttcattcGGCAAGCATTATAAGACTAGACAGTATTTGGGAATACAATGCAACCATTACGATCAGTCGTCCCTAGAAACATCATAAATCATTTTAGAAAGACATTCGCAACAAGTGCCTTTAGttccgaaaataaaaagaaagtttGCATAGTCGGTGCTGGTCCGGCTGGATTTTACGCTGCCCAACATTTGATCAAGAACCTACCCAACTGTTGTGTGGATATTGTGGAGAAATTGCCCGTTCCATTCGGGCTTGTCAGGTTAGAAGTAAATTCTAAATCATTTGATGAACAGTCTTACTGCTGATAACAAGAGTTTCGataattttatcgtttttgaGAGATAAAAATATGATTGGGGAATGATAACAGACcacaattttaaatgaaaatcgatttgagTTTTAAACAATGACCGATTTTTGTGTAGTCAGCAATACCCATTCAccattcaaattatttacagATTCGGAGTAGCTCCCGATCATCCAGAGGTAAAAAACGTAATCAACACATTCACAAAGACTGCTGAAAATCCGCAAGTGAGATTTTTGGGAAATCTTACCCTAGGGTTCGATTTTACAGTTCAAGATCTACGTGACCGATACCATGCCGTAATTCTGgtaatattttttagactaattgaatattataataaaatggcAACAATATCCATAAAAGCTTCCATTTACAGTCTTACGGAGCCGAAAAAGATCGTAAACTGAACATCCCAAATGAGTATCCTTCCAATGTTCTATCGGCGCGTGAATTTGTGGCCTGGTACAATGGATTGCCAGGAACCGAACAATATAAGCCGAACTTGAACGCACGTACAGTGGCTATTATTGGCCAGGGTAATGTAGCAGTTGATGTGGCACGCATTCTTTTATCACCGATTGATGTCTTGGCTAAAACAGACATAACACGTTTCGCGTTACAAACTCTGTCCGAGAGTAAAGTTGAAAATGTCTATTTGATTGGTAGACGGGGTCCACTACAAGCAGCATTTACGATAAAGGAGCTGAGGGAAATGACAAAGTTACCAGGAGTAAATATTCTGTGGCGTGGTGAAGATTTCGTTGGAATAAATGAAGAACTTCCCAATCTGCAAAGACCGCGAAAGCGATTGACGGAATTGATGTTGAGTAGTTTGTCGAAACAACAGCAACACGAGGTAGGgaagaaatcatttcttcCAATATTCTTACGTTCACCGCAACATATCGACGGTTCGAATAATTTGGTCTTATCGATTAACAATTTGGTTGGACATTCTGCTGTGGCTACATCAGTTACAGAAACGCTAGAAACTGATTTAATTATGCGGAGCATTGGATACAAATCGATTTGTTTGGACAAGTCACTGAATTTCGACGAGAAGCAAGGCCTCGTTAATAATGTTGGTGGTAGGTTGATCCAATTTACGATGACAAGAAtcgtttttcaattgatttatttgtgCAGGTCGTGTGCTTAAGAAGCAGTTAACGGGAAGCGATAACTCCATTGACGACATTGAAGACAAATTCGAAAAAGGATTGTATGTTAGTGGATGGCTAGCAACTGGACCAACTGGTGTTATTTTAACAACAATGAACAATTCATTTTCGGTCGCGCACACCATATGTGAAGATTTTAAAACGGGAGCAATCTCTTCCAGTACTACTAAGCCGGGGATGGATGACCTATTAGTAAATAAAACTGTTGTCACATGGGACGGATGGAATCGTATAGACAAAGCTGAAATCGAAGCCGGTAAAATACATCAAAAGCCACGGGAGAAGATTGTTAATGTTAAAGAAATGTTGACACTAGTTTCATAGTCGGGTCTCGGCggttatttttgttaaaaatattttctattttgttatGGCGATTTTTGCTCAGGATGATTGTTAGATTAGAGAGATCTGCTATATCCAAAATAACGAAAGTTAATTTCCATATTGACCGTTACATCACATTCGAACAAATAAATCAGATCTAATGAAAaccatgaattttatttagagaTGATCCTACAATATCCCAAGAATTCCGcatcaaatatttaatttgaaaattggccTCTCAACCAACGCTTTGCATCCAGACTATCTGCTCCATATGTTTGACCAAACCTGAAAACAGCTCCAGGTACATGACCGCCATAGTTTGGAAGTAGTCCAATATTACGATGGTAGATTTGATGGCACGATTCACTCGGAATTGACGCTCCAACGCCTGTATGTACAATTGGTGCCCATTCGGTGCTTTTGTGAtgattgaaattatttgaaaaatcacAAAGAGCATCGTTTGTTATACGTTGGTGATCCTTTCCGAATAATGGCCAGGCGAATGGCTTGTGACCAGCATtacctgaaattttggaagaaatttaaatttgaaaactttgaaCTTTATGAAATTATGGTTACGTGTTGAATAGGACATTTTTCttctaaacaattttattttaaagcaGACACAGTTTGTTTGTCTCGGTTACTAAGCAATTTTCGACTGATTCACTCACCAGACTTCAAATATTTCTCTGCTTCTGAGTTTTCCATAAAGAACGGTGATGTTTGCTTAGAGTATGGAATTGTTGGTTCTGATGGAAGTTTACTCTGCGCCACCTCAAGATCTCGTACGACTCCCTTGCATTCCGGACGAACACTGGTTAACGGTAGTCTGTATGGATTCGTTGTAAGCTAAAAATTGTCGATTTTGTAGACGATGCAGAATggataacaaaaacaacattgtaaaaataatGACTCACCAATCTCTCCCCTAAGCTTCTACCTTTGACCGATTTCTGTTGCAATGCTCCACGATGTCTCAAGACATTGCGTTTTCgtctatttttcaaattatccATTTGAAATTCAGCCAATCCTTCTGTGGCTGCCACAAAAAAACGCTGTCCACAATTACCATTTATTCTGGGAACGAATCCTTCATACCCTGGTATTATCGGATATTTATAAATTGTGTCGCCAGATTCTCGTTCATGCTTTTTTACAATATCGATCTCTTGGAGGGTAGGTCTTTCTATGTGATAGTCATCAACGGTACGATCGGATAATATTAGATTTTCAGAGTGACCAGCGCACGGATCGATTAAAAGTTTATGTGTTTGCGAACCGAAAGTTTCACCAATGCGGTATTTGTACTGAGGACAGTAACCAGAGTAACTGACAGAAAATTGTAGTTATAAAAATAAGTTCTATGGTGCTAatcgttttaatattttacccTGGAATGAAGGAGGGCTGCTCGGTCTCTAGGTTGGATAACATCCTAatgaaagttttaattttgtctccaggatcgagataaacaaacaatttacTTTTGGTGGTTTATTTCTAATGCAAAGCTACTAAAACAGTCAATTAAACTCAAGTTCCTTTGATCATTACACTCTGTTATCCACTTCCGACAAAAATAAGTAAGAGCATTAAGCATCGTTAGTGTAAATCATATTTTTGCGCAAGATCAGCCGAATGTTAAACCTAGCCAAATATTAGatccgccaaaaaaccctaaagagTGAAAGTGTGACGAAAGTCCatgtttctacttacaaaataactgatatcgctgagggtgactcATTCTGCGCCTCAGCGCAAATGTTTtatcaaccaaaaattgacccataaaatttaagaaagaaaattttagaaaaaaattgctccACAAAGTGGCAATTCTATTTTCAGTAACTTTaagttaactttactgcaCGGACTCTGcactttacctcaagttttaaaaaataattccttACTTGACATACCCCATTggaatgatggaaatggtgctttttgtgtgtttaccaacctcggctacgcctcgatcggCAAATTTCACACATTTCCACCATTTGCCCCATTGTTAAGTATGTACTATTAGAAAACGagtggaatttttggaattgaaaagtggaatttgaatttgtatgaTACATTTTTGGAGTTGTTTCCTCCTCGTCATTTTGGGTAAATTCAATGATTGTAAATGATAAGAAAAAAGTCGGATCATTTAAAAGACAAACCGTTGAACCGTCGACTGTCAAAATTCCTAGCATCAGAGGTATGTCCTGATCCTGATTTCTTAACAACAATCGAGGGAACCGAAATTCAGCCAGCCGCAATCATCTTCAGTGTGTTAAAAAGTGAAATGACATtgaaaaattcacatttttaacatcaacttaaaatttgatttgttcagAGGTGATAATACACGCccctcctcaacaaaaaagaagtttttccgaaatgcacccaaaaactaAGAACGCACATCGATTCAGGGACCTATTGGGAGCTCAGAACAGCATTCAGTAAAGTCGGACCAGTTCCTaccccatacaaaatttttcatttcatgaaatttcatacaccTCTCTGAAACCGTTTTGTCACAAACGTTCAGTGAGTGGCCATATTTTGATCGAATCTAATTTTTATCTTGTAGTCAGAGCGTCAGAGGTCATACCTTTCTAACGATACCCCACTCAATGTATTTTATTTGAGAAAAATCACTTTGCTGACTTGAAAATTGTCGTGAAGTCGCCATCTCGAAAACAGGCTAAATAGTTAGAACACTCATACTAAGTCTTCACGCTTTCCATATTTTATTTGGCTTTGATAAAAGGAACGTAAGTAAAACGTTTTTAGAAGacaaatttatggaaatgaaaactgtaCTTTCTTTGATTACTCTATTTTAGAGTTGGCGACTGCACGACAATTTTCAAGTCAACAAAGTGATTTTCTCACACGAAATACATTGAGTGGGGTATCggtagataggtatggcctaGGGAATGTAACCGGGAAATTAACAACCGGGAAAAACCGGTTTACCATTTCccgggaattttttttgtcatttaccGGTTAACCGaccttcaaaaattgaatgattttttcatttttcctttgCAATAATACCTTGAACGGAATTACGCTTCTAGTTGCATTTAAGCATTACATCTGATTTGAACTcgttgtgaacattttcaaaacctTTTCATCGTAAATTGCAACTCAAGGTCAGCCCTAGTCTGAGAAAAAAGGATCAGTTTTGCGTTGCTGAGGTGGACAATGATGCTGTAATTTCTATTGTAATCGAATTTTCACCACCAGgctaaacaaaagaaaatgcagCTAAGTTTGCGACTCCGAAATCGCTGTTCTTTAGAAAGTCTACAGAATTCGAAGTTTAGAAGATCGTGTAACTACATCTTTAAGAAACCAATTGAAACAACGTCCgtcaaaaattcaagaaaacagTTCAAAAAGGAGCttacctttcatttatttcctttttcatgatagtaaaaaattcaatttttacactgttcaacagaaattttgaaactagCTCACACGATCGATTTCCGATATTTCTGTTGAACTGTGTAGATATGGAATTCTTTATCATcctgaaaaatgcaaataaagaAACGGTAAACTCATTTCTGAAGGGCTTCGCGAGCACAATAAGCCACTTAGTAGGGGTAGGATAAAAACATTTGCCATCGGTGCAAGCGAGGGGTAATCACTGATTTACTAgctcagtaaatcacggtaaatcacggtaaatcacagtaaatcacagtaaatgaagtttctactaaatttgaatctatttacttcaatttgtattagttcatgaaatttatcctatatgtttacggccacgatacttcgaaatgtaatccagtgacaattaaaaaattttcaaaattttttgtgatttaccgtgatttacttgatttactgatttactagtgATTACCCCCTTGGGTGCAAGTTAAAAACTCCCaactcatcaaaaaaaaaatgtctaaacGAGTACAGAATGTACTATTCGTTTcctgggaaatttttttctcatttaccgttttttccgtttcccggtttttcaaaatcgacggtAAATGCATTCCCTAGTATGGCCTCTGACTTTAAGATACAAATTAgctttgatcaaaatatgtCCATTCACTGAACCTTTGTGATAAAACGGTTTCAGAGAGGtgtttgaaatttcatgaaatgaaaaattttgtatggggaAGGAACTGGTccgattttactgaatgcTGTTCTGAGCTCCCAATAGGTCCCTGAATCGATGTGCgttctttgtttttgtgtgcatttcggaaaaacttcttttttgttgaggagggCGTGAATATAAAGTGGTGATAAATTAGGGACTAGTTgcagaaatttaagaaattttgtttttgagaaattttaaggaattttgaCAAAGTTGAGACAAAGTTGTAGTCCCCGGCAAAAATGTGGAATACTTAGAGCGGAATAATGTTAAGTAAACAGCTTATGATATTTctacatctttttttttaaacaaaactttatttattcaatgttttataaatctatctgtaatttctttttaaactcttcatcattttatattctttttttttttgtttttaaattattaattttttacatcttaaaaatctcaaatattgCGCTTTAAAAATGTACAATATCAATGTATTTTTATGCTTCcattcataataaattttttagtcatttagattaatgttttttaattaaaattttttataaattaatttaattactagatttttataaatatacttttttcattaattttaattaattcatttttgtatatAATTATTATACTTTTGTTATACGCACATTTTAAATCCACGTACACATTTACATTCTTCGTGTTACACTTTAAATGAATGATTTgccaattttcaattaaactttttctttccttttttaaaaatctctGTTTCTtcgattcaaacaaaaaaaaaatctgatttatttttacaaatttgggTTGTGATCCTATAACACGTCTTTTCCttcaaaataatcaaattaatttcacaaaacaaaaatgtccgAAACATCTACTGAATTGAACTGATAGATAGCATCACAACACCTACCTAATATAGGCACcgaattgattttaatttatactaaaatgtattttatttccattttatttaatactaaaatactaaaatgtttttgttttgttttgctttttgtttgaaacaaCACATCTACCActcattttatgtaaaaaccattttccttTTGTTATAAATGTTGTAAATCTTGCGATGATTTGTACAAAGCCCTAACGCTAATAAAACTCGTTATTTAAAATGTGGTCTAATTTAATCGAATGTTCGAATGtcatttcaatgtaaa includes the following:
- the LOC119070234 gene encoding copine-9-like; translated protein: MLTIHVRGGGGGCIVKDDKPEVDKDKPPPRSIDAKLISNEIIKPFEPPKFTSKLELTLSCRNLLNKDIATKSDPYCKISMMESWQGKYYEIARTETIDDNLNPEWVTKVIVNYNFETIQKMKFDVRDQDIGGLYESLGVFETTLSDIAAYSGGQFVGKLKGASILRNFGEIIIVSEEVSSCKQIFDIEFGAENLRKLLLFRNNDPFLVFYRANEDGSYSVVAKTNVAQSTQNPTWKPLVVKARNLCNGDLDRSIKIDCYDRRRNGNHQKIGTCYTTMRTFESAPLNLVQGRKNSGCIKINRFSVREDFTFLDYIRHGTQIHFVVAIDFTVSNIVHTDPKSLHFMTSSRSNPYEIALRSVGEIIQHYDNSLIYPAFGFGAKLPSGEISHQFPLNGNPAHPYCKGIEEIMDHYRNCLKTVELYGPTNFAPVINSTSAIAEKYQDGKHYFVLLIITDGIISDMRQTKHAVVSASSLPVSIIIVGVGNSKFDRMKDLDSDIFKLTVDGRQAERDIVQFVELNKFVTKKGSTTVRSQADLAKEVLAEIPQQLTGFMESRGHKPQIVQEMAPDPTVIVPTAPTMDMLDI
- the LOC119070231 gene encoding NADPH:adrenodoxin oxidoreductase, mitochondrial-like, yielding MQPLRSVVPRNIINHFRKTFATSAFSSENKKKVCIVGAGPAGFYAAQHLIKNLPNCCVDIVEKLPVPFGLVRFGVAPDHPEVKNVINTFTKTAENPQVRFLGNLTLGFDFTVQDLRDRYHAVILSYGAEKDRKLNIPNEYPSNVLSAREFVAWYNGLPGTEQYKPNLNARTVAIIGQGNVAVDVARILLSPIDVLAKTDITRFALQTLSESKVENVYLIGRRGPLQAAFTIKELREMTKLPGVNILWRGEDFVGINEELPNLQRPRKRLTELMLSSLSKQQQHEVGKKSFLPIFLRSPQHIDGSNNLVLSINNLVGHSAVATSVTETLETDLIMRSIGYKSICLDKSLNFDEKQGLVNNVGGRVLKKQLTGSDNSIDDIEDKFEKGLYVSGWLATGPTGVILTTMNNSFSVAHTICEDFKTGAISSSTTKPGMDDLLVNKTVVTWDGWNRIDKAEIEAGKIHQKPREKIVNVKEMLTLVS
- the LOC119070232 gene encoding UPF0605 protein GA14893-like; translated protein: MLSNLETEQPSFIPGYSGYCPQYKYRIGETFGSQTHKLLIDPCAGHSENLILSDRTVDDYHIERPTLQEIDIVKKHERESGDTIYKYPIIPGYEGFVPRINGNCGQRFFVAATEGLAEFQMDNLKNRRKRNVLRHRGALQQKSVKGRSLGERLLTTNPYRLPLTSVRPECKGVVRDLEVAQSKLPSEPTIPYSKQTSPFFMENSEAEKYLKSGNAGHKPFAWPLFGKDHQRITNDALCDFSNNFNHHKSTEWAPIVHTGVGASIPSESCHQIYHRNIGLLPNYGGHVPGAVFRFGQTYGADSLDAKRWLRGQFSN
- the LOC119070241 gene encoding adenosine deaminase-like protein, which encodes MAQKNTEDLCEFIKRIPKVELHAHLNGSLNKAAFQALNVLNGSRVDEQFYQILSSDPVNLKACFSKFKYAHELTQTVEAVSLATVMVIETFSKENVIYLELRTTPRPLQKATTCEDYLRAVISSIIECRTKYPQILVKLLPSIDRGKGSNIAKENLDIVIKMRREYPDIICGVDFSGSPTDGNFNDYKIILEKARSNGLKLALHCGEVENPMEIREMLQFGMDRLGHGTFIKGEEFKLLKSLKIPVECCLTSNVLSKTVETYEDHHFKELFNLNHPVVISTDDLGVFNTSYSNELLIAHNTFNLTKQDLLQLTENAILSSFTSEVEKTALSDKLSSFKQEILH